The DNA segment CCAACAAAAACCCAATTAGCACCGAGGAAACTAATAACAATACGACGGAGAGGCTGAACGACTCAGGCGACAGCAAGCTGGATGCAAATGTTTCCCAGGAGGTAACTGAGAGGAGGAAGGCTTCCTCTGAAACACAACAGAGCCAGGAGGCGATGCATGCATCAGAGAAAGGTGCGTCCTGCTTTAAAAAACCCACACATGTTTACAGTCAAACTCTACCACAGCTTctggtttttattattttgtcatattcatatgtgtgtttgtgcgtctgaTGAAAATTGAAggtaaattaaatttttttttcttcattcagcTTCAAATGAATCAAATCTGCTGaagttgtttaaacaattagATCAAACAGATGGATCGAAATCttcatttgattatttttctattcatttattttcttcagttGATCAGTTAGGTGAGAACGGGAAGGGGGGACATGACTCGTCAGCGCCgtcaggagaggaagaggaagaagatgaacCTTCAGAAACAGTTCAGTGTCCTTTGATGTCTAGGCTCACTTTGATCGCTGTGGGAAACACCGACAAAGCAGACCTCAAGTGAGCCAAACCATTTCAAACATTCGATCTCCAAATAGATGTAATTGCAACGCTGATCAGATGTTACATGTTTTTTATGCTGTGACTGTTTCTGGTCTTTTAGGGAGTTGCCAGGAGGACACCTGTGGGCACTGAAAAACTGTAATTGTACCTCTGCTTCTTTAATGTCTCTGTGTCTTTAAAGGCGACTTTAAAACCCTTTAATTTCCAATACCTTAATTTTTCTATAAAATCTCCTGGTAATGTTCTCCCTGAATAATAGTTCCAATCTAGCTGTGAGATTTTGGGATATTTGACAGGGTGGTATCGCAGCCTATAATCATTAAGTACTGACTCTAATTTCCTtcaagaaaaaacactttttaaagtaaagaccatTAAATGTAATTACTCATTCTGAGAATGGCTGTTCATGAGGTGGTCATGTCCCAAGCTCAGTCCCGGGCTAATCAGCTTCTCCTGTTTCACCTTCAGTTGCCCACTACCTGACCCTTGACCCCAACACTGCCAACTCTGAGATCCTTCTAACTGACAGTAACAGGAAGGCAACTCGTGTCTGGTCAGACCATCAATACTCGGAGCATCCGGAGCGGTTTGAGTTCTGTCCTCAGGTTCTGTGCAGGGAGGGACTGCTCGACAAGGtgtactgggaggtggagtggagaggTGGTGCTGACATCGGTGTCACCTACAACAACATCTCTAGAGATGGAGACACAGTGAACTGCCTGCTGGGACACAACGAGCGTTCCTGGACTGTGGAGTGCGCAGAGGGAAGCTACACTCCGTGTCACAACAGAAAGAGGTTAAAGTCGCTCTCACCTGAGAACTTCACCCACAGAATTGGTATCTATCTAAACTGGCCTGCAGGTGCTCTGTCCTTCTACTGCGTCTCTCAGGACATGATGGTCCACCTCCACACTTTCAGCTGCGCCTTTACTGAGCCACTGTACCCGGGGTTCTGGGTGTGGGCATACAACGGCTCAGTGTCTCTCTGTCATGTGGAGTTGGAGTGGGAACATGCACTAAAGTGACAACAGGACGACCCCAGGATACCCAAATGAGACTTTTCTCATGGCTGAGAGCATCATGTGGAGTTATTCATCAGTGTTACTCATTGTTGGAGCAATGCAGTCTACCTCCATGCTGTAGGAGAACTTCTGAGGGCAAATTTTCAGGGGAGTGGGACCATGGGGCGGGGCTTCAGAGGTAGATTGGGGGCGGGGTTTCAGAAGTTGGACAACGCAGTGAGAGCAGTGATGCAAAAACTATACCCACAGCTTTGCAAATAACACGTTATGTGATGAAACATCAAACTACATCGATATAAACACGACTTCCTTATTCTGTCTGAATTCATGCTGATATCGTTTCAAAAATCACGACACTGGATCACAGCAATCATGAATACTAACCTTTCCTGCTTTTTTCTAGCAACagatttttacacatttctgcTGTTGGTCACccacaagaaaaaaatccaccagCATCAGACACCAGAAGCCTCAGCTGACCAATCACAGCTCTTATAGTCGCCATGTGACATCTCTGCATCCAATTAAAGCGTCTACAGAATTCATCACTAACACATTTAATGCACAAATATCCTGTGgattcacacactgctgtgtgtgtgttagagtgtACAGTATATCTGACCTGCAGCTGGCTCTCCTGACTCCCTCGGGCCTCCTGCAGCTCTTTCTCCAGCTGCTCTAGACGAGCAACACGcttctgcaacacacacacagacacacacatttcagaTGCATCCAGATGTGTTTTTTCCACCAGCAGTTGTCGCTGACACAGCTCATGGGCAGAAATCTCTAGTCGCTGTAGTTTATAATCTAATTATTCTGACATGTCATCATGAATACCGGGACTGATGACTCAAGCTGTGGATTTGCACTTTATTCACGGCCATTTTGTTCCCACGACGAACCCTCTGCGTGGATTAGGGTTCTCACGATAATTCACTTCAGTTATATTACTGTGATATCCAgggttaaaaaagaaagtaacaACGTTGGCTATCGCATGGCTCATCAAGAGTTACATTTGACATGGGGTTTCTGAGAGATTTGCCTACTATAATATACCCGttcacagcagctgtttaaATTCATGGAGGCTTTGACTTTGCTTCATTACACATGTGAACTGTTTGTGATGTGGACGCTAACACAGGTGGGTAAAGCAGCTGACTGCCTACTAGGCCTCACATCCACTTGCTGGCAGTTACTGATGTTGACCTGTTTGCCGTATTCGTACTGTTGATGACACATTTCAGTGCAGTTATGTGACAGATAATCGGACACACTGTGAGGTTAATTATACTAATAAAGATGTGTGAGAAATTCTGGTGGTTACTTAGGACTGACtggcaggtgtgtgtttgtgtgatgaaCCTACACGTTTGGGCCAAACTGAGACAGCACTAGCTAGTTTATCCAAACACGACCTACAGCGGTGGCCAAACTTCAGAAACGGACTTCATAAAACTATGGAAATGTCAATGTCCAGTGTTTGGCTTCTTTCAGTTGTTATTAAGGAAACTGAGTTGATCAAACTCACCTGCGTCCTGTGAACCACCTCATCACTGGTGCCGAAGCGTTCCTCCATCACAGACCGGATCTTCTGAGCATCGAACTCCAGCTTCTGCCGGATCATGTCTATCTGTAGTGAAAACTGTAGCAGCAGAAACACaccgaggtcagaggtcaaaggtttcTCTGATTACTGGACAAAATAACAAGTCCATGTATGAGTAAAAACACCCAAAGGTTGCATTCCTGTGGTTATATCCTTTATTATATCAATAAACTCTCACCGTGTCAATGCGTGGCAGCTGGGCCAGTTTCTGTGACAGCTCCTCAAGCTGGCTGAAGAACCAGCAGCGCTCCCTCTCTTCTCGGTCAATTTCCCCCAGCAGGAGGTCCCTGTAGATAGTTGTAACCGTTATTATTATATCATAACCATACATCATAACACTGACAGGCTAAAACCTGATTAGCATCAAGTAAGGCGGAGCTTATTGCCATTCGTTTGGTGGCTACATCAGATGAAAAGCTCTTCATCTTAACTACCATGGAACAAGTTACATTAGCCTGCAGGTCTAATTTCCTTttagaaaaagttttttttttggacatttcACAATTAAACACTACTTATATTGTGTTATTATacatttcattatttaaaatcttaaaaaatTGCTGATTAATCAGCTCTCTCACACGTTGTGTCATCTGTAAACTCAGATGAAGGCTCTGGGTCCGTGAACTTGACTGTACCAGTCCCATGTGACCTCCCACCCTGAGGTGCCTCAGTTAATATTTATGGAAATCAGCTTACCTCTCCTTGCACAGCTCGTCCAGGTGATGGTCAATCACTCGTCCGTCTGCTCCAGTGATCATAGCTATTTTGGGCGGGGCTCCATCCAGGAAGTGATGCGGCAGGATGACAGCGGCAGTCTTCCCGGCAGACACTGTGCTTTGACAGGATGCCGATCGGTGAGGACTCCTACCTCTGCTTACTGCGGCCatcgaggaggaggaggagcacgaGGACGGGGCCAGAGCTAGGTGATCATCTAGTTCTGCACCTCCGCCAACAcctggccccgcccctcctaGGCAGCCTGTCAGCAGCCTCAGGTTATGAGGTTGATGTTTGAGTTCGTAGTAATTGGTGAGGTCCATGTGGAGTtctgagggaggaggaggaggaggtgaaggaggGTCAAGAGCCATCAGATCAACAACTCAGGCTCTACTTTTAAATCTGGTTTATTTAAAATTGGAATTTCTGCCTATGATGTAACAGCAGCCCCGGGATATTCAGCGTTTGATTTTAGAATTACAGTCACTATCTTTTATTCGTCAATAATACTCTTCAGCATATTTATACTCACATTTTTTGCAATATTTCtgcataaaattattttgttaaagGACTTATACTGTGTTTAATCCATTAAGTGtccgcactgacagaggcgaggctcagggcagctgtggctacaatgtagctgccatcaccagtgtgtgaatgggtggatgactggatgtgtaaagcgctttggggtccttagggactagtaaagcactacataaatacaggccatttacatctGGTCATTTCTATGCAGGTGATAGGCTTGTCTTCATTTTGCTTATTGTGATCTAACATTatatttaaggaaaaaaaacaacaaacatctccactttttTCAGACTTTAACAgcaaatctgttttttctttggatgttttggTGTTTAAATGCTAAATTTCTGTGACTCATAAAACgtgtaaacaaaaatattctgtCATTAGCAACaatctatattttatttaaatgctcTGTCATAAAATCTGTCATCTGTCTGTCCCCGGCTGGCTTTCACTGGTTACCAGTACCATAAATAATACTAAAACACTCTATTTTTTAACTGGACCACCACTTTTAAGTTTGTATGGTTACATTTGAAGTAAAGTTGTCTAAATTCAGCATTAATGCAGCTAAACTGTTGGTTTTATGTTTATTAATTAGACTGATTTAATTTCAGTTGTGTAGCTGAGTTGACAGACagctgaagtctataaacacaTCTGT comes from the Astatotilapia calliptera chromosome 15, fAstCal1.2, whole genome shotgun sequence genome and includes:
- the LOC113037272 gene encoding E3 ubiquitin/ISG15 ligase TRIM25-like, producing MSHSEKPSEQQDETETDIHEDDKLHLEDCNGKDDQARDLLKTSQTEKRSVSPLTLFKEDLSQFKEGLLKVFKDKDTNPKTTQPPEKPTSTLTLLKEDLNHFKEDISSIFRIGLSKEHEDKDGAAKLDSSNAVKIKATKAERSDESLLNLFKRSNLSKITPKTNDRQEVRKTLPVKAEEQTDNGFTNKNPISTEETNNNTTERLNDSGDSKLDANVSQEVTERRKASSETQQSQEAMHASEKVDQLGENGKGGHDSSAPSGEEEEEDEPSETVQCPLMSRLTLIAVGNTDKADLKELPGGHLWALKNFAHYLTLDPNTANSEILLTDSNRKATRVWSDHQYSEHPERFEFCPQVLCREGLLDKVYWEVEWRGGADIGVTYNNISRDGDTVNCLLGHNERSWTVECAEGSYTPCHNRKRLKSLSPENFTHRIGIYLNWPAGALSFYCVSQDMMVHLHTFSCAFTEPLYPGFWVWAYNGSVSLCHVELEWEHALK